A region from the Pontixanthobacter aestiaquae genome encodes:
- the msrB gene encoding peptide-methionine (R)-S-oxide reductase MsrB has protein sequence MSDPKTTTDAEWREKLTPEQFHILREKGTERAFTGEYDKHFEEGEYTCAACGTKLFASDAKYNSGCGWPAFTKPADGDMVAEHRDTSHGMIRTEVTCSNCGGHLGHVFPDGPPDQGGLRYCINSASLDFNPDGILKDVPKG, from the coding sequence ATGTCCGATCCCAAGACCACCACTGATGCAGAGTGGCGCGAAAAGCTGACGCCTGAGCAGTTTCATATCCTTCGCGAGAAAGGAACCGAGCGCGCATTTACCGGTGAATATGACAAGCATTTCGAAGAGGGCGAATATACCTGCGCGGCGTGCGGGACCAAGCTGTTCGCCAGCGATGCGAAATACAATTCCGGCTGCGGCTGGCCTGCTTTCACCAAGCCTGCTGATGGCGATATGGTGGCGGAGCATCGTGACACTTCGCACGGTATGATCCGGACCGAAGTTACCTGCTCCAATTGCGGCGGTCATCTGGGTCATGTGTTTCCCGATGGACCGCCGGATCAGGGCGGATTGCGCTATTGCATCAACAGTGCGTCGCTCGATTTCAATCCGGATGGCATTTTGAAAGACGTTCCCAAGGGTTAG
- a CDS encoding glutathione S-transferase family protein, which produces MWRLYQFPLCPFSRKVRLLLSEKGVGYELWRENPWEGSDEFWELNPAGRTPVLHDAEKKIALCDSRAICEYFEETVDQSPMINGTVKDRAEIRRLIALFDENFFADVTAPLLHERMKKRLILRQPPDSRALARAMKMAHGHLDYMDYLIDTRPWLAGSRMSLADLTAAAQISVADYLGGIDWNGHEQTKGWYSVFKSRPSFRPLLSERMEVIQPPSHYADVNA; this is translated from the coding sequence ATGTGGCGTCTCTATCAATTTCCATTGTGCCCGTTCAGCCGCAAAGTCCGCTTGCTGCTGAGCGAGAAGGGCGTCGGCTATGAATTGTGGCGCGAGAATCCGTGGGAAGGCAGCGACGAGTTCTGGGAACTGAACCCCGCTGGCCGCACGCCGGTGCTGCACGATGCAGAGAAGAAGATCGCGCTGTGCGATAGCCGCGCGATTTGCGAATATTTCGAAGAGACCGTCGATCAATCGCCGATGATCAATGGCACGGTCAAAGATCGCGCCGAAATCCGCCGGCTGATTGCTCTGTTTGACGAAAATTTCTTCGCCGACGTTACCGCACCGCTGCTGCATGAACGGATGAAGAAACGCCTGATCCTGCGCCAACCACCGGACTCGCGGGCTTTGGCGCGCGCAATGAAAATGGCGCATGGTCACTTGGATTACATGGATTATCTGATCGACACGCGCCCGTGGCTTGCCGGTTCGCGGATGAGCCTCGCCGATCTGACAGCCGCAGCACAAATCAGCGTGGCGGATTATCTGGGCGGGATTGATTGGAACGGGCACGAGCAGACTAAGGGCTGGTACTCGGTCTTCAAAAGCCGTCCGAGCTTCAGGCCGCTGCTGAGCGAACGGATGGAAGTGATCCAGCCGCCCAGCCACTATGCGGATGTGAATGCGTAG
- a CDS encoding NAD-dependent succinate-semialdehyde dehydrogenase produces the protein MSDYPSLHLLIGGDQISGDGRKTEDVLNPATGDTLAALPHATSDDLDRALDNAEQGFREWRNTSADKRASILTKAAGLIKERAGDIAQALTREQGKPIGEAKGETMYAAMLLEFYAGECKRLYGRTLVRPEGSRVEIQYHPVGPVAGFAPWNFPTLNVMRKIGGALAAGCSTIVKPSEETPASGIAIVQALLDAGVPGNVVQCVFGVPSDVSEHLLASPIIRKLTFTGSTPVGKHLAKLAADDLKVTTMELGGHGPVLVFKDSDVDNVLDTMVSNKFRNAGQVCVSPTRFLVEEDVFEKFRDGFVERAEKIKVGNGLEDGVQMGPMANARGVDGIQDKIANAVDKGAKLLTGGERIGNQGYFHQPTVLAEVPTDADIMNEEPFGPVAILNPMAGEEAMIEEANRLPYGLAAYAWTQDPARRRRLAAEVEAGMLAINTGGVSAVDAPFGGVKWSGYGSEDGREGVMACMVPKTIHEG, from the coding sequence ATGAGCGATTACCCTTCCCTGCATCTTCTTATTGGCGGCGATCAGATTTCGGGCGATGGTCGCAAGACAGAGGATGTCCTCAATCCGGCAACCGGCGACACTCTTGCGGCATTGCCGCATGCCACCAGCGATGATCTCGACCGGGCGCTCGATAATGCCGAGCAGGGTTTTCGCGAATGGCGCAATACATCCGCCGACAAGCGCGCGAGCATTCTCACCAAAGCCGCCGGGCTGATCAAGGAACGCGCGGGCGATATTGCGCAGGCGCTCACGCGCGAACAAGGCAAGCCAATTGGCGAAGCCAAAGGCGAGACCATGTATGCCGCGATGCTCCTCGAATTCTATGCCGGTGAGTGCAAGCGGCTGTATGGCCGGACACTGGTTCGCCCCGAAGGCAGCCGGGTCGAAATCCAGTATCATCCGGTTGGTCCCGTCGCAGGCTTCGCGCCGTGGAACTTCCCTACGCTCAATGTGATGCGAAAAATCGGCGGCGCGCTCGCAGCAGGCTGTTCGACTATCGTCAAGCCGAGCGAGGAGACCCCTGCTTCGGGCATCGCCATCGTGCAGGCACTGCTCGACGCAGGCGTACCGGGCAATGTCGTACAATGCGTATTCGGCGTGCCCAGCGATGTCAGCGAACATCTGCTCGCCAGCCCGATCATCCGCAAGCTCACTTTCACAGGCTCGACGCCGGTCGGAAAGCATCTGGCCAAGCTGGCCGCGGACGATCTGAAAGTAACGACTATGGAACTGGGCGGTCACGGCCCCGTGCTGGTCTTCAAAGACAGCGACGTGGACAACGTGCTCGACACAATGGTCAGCAACAAATTCCGCAATGCCGGGCAAGTCTGTGTCAGTCCCACGCGGTTCCTGGTCGAGGAAGATGTGTTCGAAAAGTTCCGTGACGGCTTTGTCGAGCGCGCCGAGAAAATCAAAGTCGGCAATGGTTTGGAGGATGGCGTGCAAATGGGTCCGATGGCCAATGCGCGCGGGGTCGACGGGATTCAGGACAAGATTGCAAATGCAGTCGACAAGGGCGCGAAGCTGCTGACCGGCGGCGAGAGGATTGGCAATCAGGGATATTTCCATCAGCCCACGGTGTTGGCCGAGGTCCCGACCGATGCCGACATTATGAATGAAGAACCTTTCGGCCCGGTCGCGATCCTCAACCCGATGGCGGGAGAAGAGGCGATGATCGAGGAAGCCAACCGCCTGCCCTACGGCCTCGCAGCTTACGCATGGACCCAAGATCCTGCGCGCCGCCGCCGTCTGGCCGCCGAGGTCGAAGCGGGAATGCTGGCGATCAACACCGGCGGCGTGTCGGCGGTCGACGCGCCGTTCGGCGGCGTCAAATGGTCAGGCTATGGCAGCGAAGACGGCCGCGAAGGCGTGATGGCCTGCATGGTGCCCAAAACCATTCACGAAGGTTGA